A genomic stretch from Candidatus Lernaella stagnicola includes:
- a CDS encoding radical SAM protein, translated as MNPRNAMALTHPQAVMIQTTSRCNSACIMCPQPRLRTKMPQGEMDEATFAALIAEIAEFPLLKRVMLYLMNEPLLDPRIVERVEKTRAALPDTEIYLVSNGVALTDELTDRLLDAGLTWMGFSLHAARPETYRTITGRNDFDAVRKRIVRFVEKSITRHGPDSVMVNMTRIRPHVGDEEWREGIAFWRERGLTRLDLVDGYVSRAGNVEVFEHEALRHPGILGCKTVWAYEMAHVLFDGAVVPCCMDYRRRAVWGHVGEAGLLAVWQGDKRRDFLEQMDGRPLPDDHLCIRCEDAIPADIAATTKSDTAEVEPEQPTSSEPPALLLVHPPPWLTSGPPLGMASLKSWLARDGFTVETFDVNIELYDAVPPAQQRLWEWEEGRVWERAGEVERLFGSELRKLARRIARHPAPVIGFSLASRKEIAAAILAREIHRLAPDKLLIAGGPATAVREDRDRLFDLCRGAIRVFVVGEGEAVLSALLQRHARGKSPEGLPGVAFYREGEATFVDPPDALDITNLPTPDFRDFDLDRYTAPALHVEWSRGCTGNCAFCNIRQYWRRYRTKTAAQVLAEIETLIERHDAQWLSLVDPVLNGRPETLEEICDGILERGWKLRWSAGMSPNHQLSGEQFEKLARAGCYRLEFGLESGSDDVLRAMNKRYTVAEALAMCRAADAAGIDVVLYLIVGFPGESDADFQATLDAVASIAPHVKLVRSVNGLLLIPGADVCEHAEKFGLEPPQRDQPGWERRWATDDLNAEIRAERCRRLLDHLDALGVPVEFSNRDEIVSEKVRFAERLTALDERLGRVHQRLVNLALAADNLLEHGPRPSSGGMVALAICPVWGVDMPPYGLASLAANTQRADFAPVVFDFNIDVYRRVRPELKRFWEEDSFRHWTDHAEWRRLLPHLESEIDWVARRLLDTGRPVIGLSCYSPNRRFTIEVCKRLKELDVARTIVVGGRGVHTANERLLFPPGSVDMFVVGEGEATFIELLQCMKDGGDPRGLAGIDYFDGHHLAGAAPRELIADVGTLAPPDYTPFPLSSYRTRDLPILMSRGCIGHCTFCNDHPAMGRFRCRPGRDVADEMLHHRRVTGAHTFRFNDQLINGDLDALDEMCDALIAADADMEWIALAAPRGDMSPELLAKAKRAGCRTLNLGIESGSDAVLKKMAKGYRVADIETALARLRAAGINTMLNFIVGFPGETEADFQLTLDLVRRLRPHICGVNSINTCILLLGSPLEQSKEKLGIVIPTGADPDTGWVQGENTPALRQTRARRLVALLEELDIPARVSNLHEKAADLRALEMPTVAAAESRDETAIQKGEPRYESVSAQQVDVLLVMPPVWGIDVPPLGIAYIHTYLAKYGISSQCLDLNIKLYNRAPNPSLWRMDAYKHWTDPELFAETMAQLADLIDHYVVQITAHPAKIVGLSLNTGNFAFGRAFARRLKAARPDRLVVLGGPGITNSFDIATLTEDEADYMVLGEGEVSGRQLFAALLRGQKPDVPGVLRVGDGVDFDHLVRPICTDLATLDFPRLEDFNFAEYGTDAVPILGSRGCIRRCTFCNDHHIYQKFRRRDPASVAAEMAWHADRGRLRFTFHDVLINGSISDLDGLCDLLIADGREYQWGGQGVIRKEMTPELFAKMKRAGCQSFVFGVESFSDKVLQLMNKPYTPELAHEVLTTCHGAGIETIINIIAGFPGEGDKEFRETFNFLRDHFEIIDQVASISPCLINLGSRLFDRYEEYGIRFPQSDGSIKWYTDDGNTFEERRRRVLALTTLLARRDHSVHTVNLYDEASGALPEVDFDAPEDDAHQPEEANRPEPAALVPPPRPDVLLVMPPPWGVEYPPLGLAQLAGGLRSDGFRAATRDLNIEWYAACGGWMQDYWKLDNLKYWSPEGRLEEIIAYFQPQIEAFIAEVRRLRPKAVGFSTNESNLPLAVHLAARIKETAAEIVTIFGGPGIHWEADRERIGPAADLCIVGEGEATLPEVLRALKSGVVSDQTPGVAVWREDRWVCGPPRPLVKDLDSLPLPDFGDLPLHLYRTNQFPLLFGRGCINRCAFCNDHQMIPGYRAISPERLVDHILSLKRRFGAFAFSFNDLLINADLPRLRHLCRLLIDQDIRLAWTGQAVVRDDMTDEDFALLKKAGCASLVFGVESFSDEVLRRMGKRFDAESAQKTLRRAKDAGLHVLANLIVGFPGETEESFRQTCDFVRDHADLIDQVSALSTCIVVAQSRLEKEPEEFGIVLPQPEHWCQWYSQDGENTYEIRTKRLAELTRILDEAGIAHGMVNLYREALQR; from the coding sequence ATGAACCCGCGCAACGCCATGGCACTAACTCACCCGCAGGCCGTGATGATACAAACCACGAGCCGCTGTAACTCCGCATGCATCATGTGCCCGCAGCCGCGCCTCCGAACGAAGATGCCGCAAGGCGAGATGGACGAGGCAACCTTCGCGGCGCTTATCGCGGAAATCGCCGAGTTCCCGCTTCTCAAACGCGTCATGCTCTACCTGATGAACGAACCGCTGCTCGACCCGCGCATTGTCGAACGCGTGGAAAAAACCCGCGCCGCGCTGCCCGACACGGAAATCTACCTCGTCAGTAACGGCGTCGCGCTGACCGACGAACTGACCGACCGCCTACTCGACGCCGGACTCACATGGATGGGGTTTTCCCTGCACGCCGCGCGCCCCGAAACCTACCGCACCATCACCGGACGCAACGATTTCGATGCAGTGCGCAAGCGCATCGTGCGATTCGTCGAAAAGTCCATTACCCGTCACGGGCCCGATAGCGTGATGGTCAACATGACCCGCATCCGGCCCCACGTCGGCGATGAAGAGTGGCGGGAAGGCATCGCCTTCTGGCGCGAACGCGGCCTGACCAGGCTGGACCTCGTCGACGGATACGTCAGCCGCGCGGGTAACGTCGAAGTTTTCGAACACGAAGCCCTGCGGCACCCCGGCATTCTGGGCTGCAAGACAGTGTGGGCTTACGAAATGGCGCACGTGCTCTTCGACGGCGCCGTCGTGCCCTGCTGCATGGATTACCGGCGCCGCGCGGTGTGGGGCCATGTCGGCGAGGCCGGCTTGCTCGCCGTATGGCAGGGCGACAAGCGGCGCGATTTCCTCGAACAGATGGACGGCCGGCCGCTGCCCGACGATCACCTTTGCATCCGCTGCGAAGACGCGATCCCCGCCGACATCGCCGCAACAACGAAAAGCGACACGGCGGAAGTGGAGCCGGAGCAACCAACGTCTTCCGAGCCGCCCGCCCTGCTGCTCGTCCACCCGCCGCCCTGGTTGACCTCCGGTCCGCCCCTGGGGATGGCCTCGTTGAAGTCGTGGCTGGCCCGCGACGGTTTCACGGTCGAAACCTTCGACGTCAACATCGAGCTTTACGACGCCGTGCCTCCGGCGCAGCAGCGTTTGTGGGAGTGGGAGGAAGGGCGCGTGTGGGAACGCGCGGGGGAAGTCGAGCGCCTCTTCGGCTCGGAACTGCGCAAGTTGGCGCGACGCATCGCCCGGCATCCCGCGCCGGTCATCGGCTTTAGCCTGGCCAGCCGTAAGGAAATCGCGGCCGCGATCCTGGCCCGTGAGATTCACCGTCTGGCACCCGACAAACTGCTGATCGCCGGTGGCCCCGCAACTGCGGTGCGCGAAGACCGCGATCGCTTGTTCGACCTTTGTCGCGGTGCGATACGCGTATTCGTGGTGGGCGAAGGCGAAGCGGTGCTCAGCGCCTTGCTCCAGCGGCACGCCCGCGGCAAAAGCCCGGAGGGGCTGCCCGGCGTTGCGTTTTATCGCGAAGGCGAAGCCACCTTCGTCGACCCGCCCGACGCACTGGACATCACGAACCTGCCGACGCCCGATTTTCGCGACTTCGACCTGGATCGTTACACTGCGCCCGCTCTGCACGTGGAGTGGTCGCGAGGTTGCACCGGCAACTGCGCATTCTGCAACATCCGGCAGTATTGGCGGCGGTATCGCACCAAAACCGCCGCACAAGTACTCGCCGAAATCGAAACTCTCATCGAGCGTCACGACGCACAGTGGCTCAGCCTCGTCGATCCCGTGCTCAACGGCCGCCCTGAAACGCTGGAGGAAATTTGCGACGGCATCCTCGAGCGCGGCTGGAAATTACGTTGGTCGGCGGGTATGAGCCCGAACCACCAGCTTAGCGGCGAGCAGTTTGAAAAGCTGGCCCGCGCCGGATGCTACCGTCTTGAATTCGGTTTGGAATCGGGCTCCGACGACGTGCTGCGCGCCATGAATAAGCGCTACACGGTTGCCGAAGCGCTTGCCATGTGCCGCGCCGCCGACGCGGCGGGTATTGATGTCGTGCTGTATTTGATCGTCGGCTTCCCGGGCGAAAGCGACGCTGATTTCCAAGCCACCCTGGACGCGGTGGCAAGCATTGCGCCGCATGTGAAGCTGGTACGCAGCGTTAATGGCCTGCTGTTGATCCCTGGAGCCGATGTTTGCGAACACGCCGAGAAATTCGGCCTGGAACCGCCGCAGCGCGATCAGCCCGGCTGGGAACGGCGTTGGGCGACCGACGACTTGAACGCCGAAATCCGAGCCGAGCGTTGCCGGCGCTTGCTCGACCACCTCGACGCCCTGGGCGTGCCGGTCGAGTTTTCCAACCGTGACGAAATCGTCAGCGAGAAGGTGCGCTTCGCCGAGCGTCTCACGGCACTCGACGAACGCCTGGGACGCGTACACCAACGGCTCGTCAACCTCGCGCTGGCCGCCGACAACCTGCTCGAGCACGGTCCGCGTCCTTCGTCCGGCGGTATGGTGGCGCTGGCGATCTGCCCGGTGTGGGGCGTGGACATGCCTCCGTACGGGCTGGCCAGTTTGGCCGCTAACACGCAACGCGCCGATTTCGCGCCGGTCGTTTTTGACTTCAATATTGACGTCTATCGCCGCGTGCGGCCCGAGTTAAAACGGTTCTGGGAGGAAGACAGTTTTCGGCATTGGACCGATCACGCCGAGTGGCGCCGCTTGCTGCCGCACCTGGAAAGCGAGATCGATTGGGTTGCGCGCCGCCTGTTGGATACCGGTCGCCCGGTGATCGGCCTCTCTTGTTATTCGCCCAACCGTCGCTTCACGATCGAAGTGTGCAAGCGTCTCAAGGAGCTCGACGTCGCGCGCACCATCGTGGTCGGTGGTCGCGGCGTACACACCGCCAACGAGCGCCTGCTTTTCCCGCCGGGCAGCGTCGATATGTTCGTCGTCGGCGAAGGCGAAGCCACGTTCATCGAGCTATTGCAGTGCATGAAAGACGGCGGCGATCCGCGCGGTCTGGCGGGTATCGACTATTTCGACGGGCACCACTTGGCCGGGGCCGCGCCCCGCGAATTGATTGCCGACGTCGGCACGCTGGCGCCGCCCGATTATACCCCGTTCCCCTTGTCTTCTTACCGCACGCGCGACCTGCCGATATTGATGAGCCGCGGCTGTATCGGGCACTGCACGTTCTGCAACGATCACCCGGCCATGGGTCGTTTCCGCTGCCGGCCGGGCCGCGACGTGGCCGACGAGATGCTGCACCATCGCCGCGTGACCGGTGCTCACACTTTCCGTTTCAACGATCAACTCATCAACGGCGATCTCGACGCGCTGGATGAAATGTGCGACGCACTGATTGCCGCCGACGCCGATATGGAATGGATCGCCCTGGCCGCGCCGCGTGGCGACATGTCACCGGAACTGCTCGCCAAAGCCAAACGCGCCGGATGCCGCACGCTCAATCTCGGCATTGAATCGGGCAGCGACGCCGTGCTCAAGAAAATGGCCAAGGGTTACCGGGTCGCCGACATCGAAACCGCCTTGGCCCGCCTCCGCGCCGCGGGCATCAATACGATGCTCAATTTCATCGTCGGTTTCCCGGGCGAGACCGAGGCCGATTTTCAGTTGACGCTGGATCTCGTGCGGCGGCTGCGGCCCCATATTTGCGGCGTCAACAGCATCAACACCTGCATTCTGCTGCTCGGCAGCCCCCTTGAGCAAAGCAAGGAAAAGCTGGGCATCGTCATCCCGACCGGCGCCGATCCCGATACCGGCTGGGTGCAGGGAGAAAACACGCCCGCGCTGCGTCAGACCCGCGCCCGCCGGTTGGTGGCGCTGCTCGAGGAACTCGACATCCCGGCGCGCGTGAGCAACTTGCACGAAAAGGCCGCCGACCTGCGCGCTCTGGAAATGCCCACCGTCGCCGCGGCTGAATCCCGCGATGAAACTGCGATACAAAAGGGCGAGCCGCGTTACGAATCCGTGTCCGCTCAGCAAGTGGACGTGCTGTTGGTCATGCCGCCGGTTTGGGGCATCGATGTGCCGCCGCTGGGTATCGCTTACATCCATACGTATCTGGCGAAATACGGCATCAGCAGCCAATGCCTCGATTTGAACATCAAGCTCTACAACCGGGCGCCCAATCCGTCGCTGTGGCGCATGGACGCCTACAAACATTGGACCGATCCCGAACTTTTTGCCGAAACCATGGCGCAATTGGCCGATCTGATCGACCACTACGTCGTGCAGATCACCGCGCACCCGGCGAAGATCGTCGGACTTTCGCTCAACACCGGCAATTTTGCGTTCGGCCGCGCCTTTGCCCGTCGCTTGAAAGCCGCGCGACCGGACCGGCTGGTCGTGCTCGGCGGTCCGGGCATCACCAACAGTTTCGACATCGCCACGCTCACCGAAGATGAAGCCGATTACATGGTGCTCGGTGAGGGCGAGGTAAGCGGCCGGCAACTTTTCGCCGCGCTGCTGCGCGGACAGAAACCCGACGTGCCCGGCGTGCTGCGCGTGGGCGACGGGGTCGATTTCGACCACCTCGTGCGGCCGATTTGTACCGACCTGGCGACGCTCGACTTCCCGCGCTTGGAGGATTTCAATTTCGCCGAGTACGGCACCGACGCCGTTCCCATCCTCGGCAGCCGGGGCTGTATTCGTCGGTGCACTTTCTGTAACGACCATCACATTTACCAAAAATTCCGCCGGCGCGATCCTGCATCCGTCGCGGCGGAAATGGCCTGGCATGCCGACCGCGGCCGCCTGCGCTTTACCTTCCACGATGTGCTGATCAACGGCAGCATCAGCGACCTGGACGGCTTGTGCGACCTACTCATCGCCGACGGACGCGAATATCAGTGGGGCGGCCAAGGTGTCATCCGCAAGGAAATGACGCCCGAGCTTTTCGCGAAAATGAAACGGGCCGGCTGTCAAAGCTTCGTGTTCGGTGTGGAGTCGTTTTCCGACAAAGTGCTGCAACTGATGAACAAACCCTACACGCCGGAACTGGCGCACGAAGTGCTCACCACGTGCCACGGGGCGGGTATCGAAACCATCATCAACATCATTGCCGGTTTCCCGGGCGAGGGCGACAAAGAGTTCCGCGAAACCTTCAACTTCCTCCGCGATCATTTCGAGATCATCGACCAGGTCGCCTCGATCAGTCCGTGCCTGATTAACCTTGGTAGCCGTCTTTTCGACCGGTACGAGGAATACGGCATTCGCTTCCCGCAAAGCGACGGTTCCATCAAGTGGTACACCGACGACGGCAACACGTTCGAGGAACGCCGCCGCCGCGTGCTGGCGCTCACTACTCTGCTGGCCCGCCGCGACCACAGCGTGCACACCGTCAACTTGTACGACGAAGCGAGCGGCGCGCTGCCGGAAGTCGATTTCGACGCGCCGGAAGATGACGCGCACCAGCCGGAGGAAGCGAATCGCCCCGAGCCGGCGGCGTTGGTGCCGCCACCGCGGCCCGACGTATTGCTGGTCATGCCTCCGCCTTGGGGCGTCGAGTACCCGCCGCTCGGCTTGGCGCAACTGGCGGGTGGTTTGCGAAGCGACGGCTTCCGTGCGGCGACTCGTGATTTGAACATCGAGTGGTACGCCGCGTGCGGCGGTTGGATGCAGGACTACTGGAAGCTGGACAATCTCAAGTACTGGAGTCCGGAAGGGCGATTGGAGGAAATCATCGCCTACTTCCAACCCCAAATCGAGGCCTTCATCGCGGAGGTCCGGCGCCTGCGCCCGAAGGCGGTGGGGTTCTCGACCAACGAATCGAACCTACCGCTCGCCGTGCATTTAGCGGCTCGTATCAAGGAAACGGCAGCGGAGATCGTGACCATCTTCGGCGGTCCCGGCATTCATTGGGAAGCCGACCGCGAGCGAATCGGTCCCGCGGCGGATTTGTGCATCGTCGGCGAGGGTGAAGCGACGTTGCCCGAAGTGCTTCGCGCCCTGAAAAGCGGCGTGGTGTCGGATCAGACGCCGGGCGTGGCCGTGTGGCGCGAAGATCGCTGGGTTTGCGGGCCGCCGCGTCCATTGGTGAAGGACCTCGACAGCCTACCCCTGCCCGACTTCGGCGACCTGCCGCTGCACCTATACCGAACCAATCAATTCCCGCTGCTATTCGGGCGCGGCTGCATCAACCGTTGCGCTTTTTGCAACGACCACCAAATGATCCCCGGCTACCGCGCGATTTCACCCGAGCGCTTGGTCGACCACATTCTTTCGTTGAAACGGCGCTTTGGGGCCTTTGCGTTTTCGTTCAACGACCTGCTTATCAACGCCGACCTGCCGCGGTTGCGGCATCTCTGCCGGCTGCTGATCGACCAAGATATCCGCTTGGCCTGGACCGGGCAGGCCGTCGTCCGCGACGATATGACCGACGAGGATTTCGCGCTCCTAAAGAAAGCCGGTTGCGCCAGCCTCGTGTTCGGCGTCGAAAGCTTCTCGGATGAAGTATTGCGCCGAATGGGGAAGCGTTTTGACGCCGAATCCGCCCAAAAGACGCTGCGACGCGCCAAAGACGCCGGCCTGCACGTATTGGCCAATTTGATCGTTGGGTTCCCGGGCGAGACCGAGGAGTCCTTCCGTCAAACCTGCGATTTTGTTCGTGATCACGCGGACTTGATCGATCAGGTAAGCGCTCTTTCCACATGCATTGTGGTGGCGCAGAGCCGTCTCGAGAAAGAGCCGGAGGAATTCGGAATCGTCCTGCCGCAGCCGGAGCACTGGTGCCAGTGGTACTCGCAAGATGGCGAAAATACGTATGAAATCCGCACGAAACGGCTGGCCGAATTGACCCGCATTCTCGACGAGGCCGGCATCGCCCATGGCATGGTCAATTTATACCGCGAAGCGCTGCAACGGTAA
- a CDS encoding carbamoyltransferase C-terminal domain-containing protein: MRVLGISDNHNAGAALVVDGELRFALNEERIIRRKNALAFPTNAIAEVLRLGGLRPSEIDLVCVAGEITPSFLLRSLPALHQGAKNQSGQFGLLFTAYTYFQVLARAWHLPYAIDRALSQQLLTRRLRALGLRCAVRMRDHHTAHAQAAFLCGPFQKALVITADAMGDGVTATVSIGHPDGHLEALFEQSGLAALNPYYSRVTEILGFIPNRHEGKVTGLAAYGDPNRLGAHFRRTLTSRNGRFSNLGNPLRHSRHFGWYRHLYDQSKEDVAAACQDVLEDAVTEFVDYWVRRSGLADVCLAGGIFENVKLNQRVRELDSVSRVSIFPNMSDGGLAAGAALGEAGAKPKPLPTVYLGTSYTDEEIKAALDEARAIYTKPKSIADAVAELLVQRKVVPRFVGGMEYGPRALGNRTIYFRPDDPSVNDWLNDRLGRSEFMPFAPAVLDTAADRCFVGMGGARFSARYMNMCFDCTEFMRRVAAGCVHIDGTARPQIVRREDNPDMYAILQAYEKRTGVPVLINTSFNMHEEPIVMTPHDALRAYFAAGFTYLAIGPYLVSGKRQ; this comes from the coding sequence ATGAGAGTGCTTGGCATCAGCGACAACCACAACGCAGGCGCCGCCCTTGTCGTCGACGGCGAACTTCGCTTCGCCCTCAACGAAGAGCGGATTATCCGGCGAAAGAATGCCTTGGCGTTTCCAACAAACGCCATCGCCGAAGTGCTGCGACTAGGTGGCTTGCGCCCGAGCGAGATCGACCTCGTTTGCGTGGCGGGCGAGATCACGCCCAGCTTTCTGCTGCGCAGCCTGCCGGCCCTGCACCAAGGCGCGAAGAACCAGTCGGGACAATTCGGCCTTCTGTTCACCGCCTATACGTATTTCCAGGTTTTAGCCCGCGCCTGGCACCTGCCCTACGCCATCGATCGCGCGCTGTCGCAGCAACTATTGACCCGTCGCTTGCGCGCCTTGGGTTTGCGATGTGCGGTTCGCATGCGGGATCACCACACAGCCCACGCGCAAGCGGCATTCCTATGTGGTCCCTTCCAAAAAGCGCTGGTCATCACCGCCGACGCCATGGGGGACGGCGTGACGGCCACGGTGAGCATCGGCCATCCCGACGGCCACCTGGAAGCCCTGTTCGAGCAATCCGGCTTGGCAGCGCTCAATCCGTACTACAGCCGGGTGACCGAAATCCTCGGCTTCATCCCCAATCGCCACGAGGGAAAGGTGACGGGGCTGGCGGCGTACGGCGATCCGAATCGCCTCGGCGCCCACTTCCGCCGCACGTTAACATCCCGCAACGGCCGCTTCTCCAACCTTGGAAATCCGCTGCGCCACAGCCGCCACTTCGGATGGTACCGGCATCTTTACGACCAATCCAAAGAGGACGTCGCCGCGGCCTGCCAGGACGTACTCGAAGACGCCGTCACGGAATTCGTCGACTATTGGGTCCGACGCTCGGGCTTGGCCGACGTTTGCCTCGCCGGCGGCATCTTCGAGAACGTCAAGCTCAACCAACGGGTGCGCGAGCTGGACTCGGTAAGCCGCGTGTCGATCTTCCCCAACATGAGTGATGGCGGCTTGGCGGCGGGCGCGGCGCTGGGCGAAGCGGGCGCCAAACCCAAACCCCTGCCCACTGTCTACCTGGGCACCAGCTACACCGACGAGGAAATCAAAGCCGCGCTGGACGAGGCGCGTGCGATTTACACGAAGCCGAAATCCATCGCGGACGCCGTGGCCGAACTGCTGGTTCAGCGCAAAGTCGTGCCGCGTTTTGTCGGCGGCATGGAATACGGGCCGCGCGCGCTGGGCAACCGCACGATCTACTTCCGTCCTGATGACCCTTCGGTTAACGACTGGCTCAACGACCGACTTGGGCGCAGCGAATTCATGCCCTTCGCCCCGGCCGTTCTCGACACCGCTGCCGACCGTTGTTTTGTCGGCATGGGCGGCGCGCGTTTCTCGGCCCGCTACATGAACATGTGCTTCGACTGCACTGAATTCATGCGCCGCGTCGCCGCCGGGTGCGTGCACATTGACGGCACCGCCCGCCCACAGATCGTCCGCCGCGAAGACAACCCCGACATGTACGCCATTCTGCAAGCCTACGAGAAGCGCACCGGTGTACCTGTGCTGATCAACACGAGTTTCAACATGCACGAAGAGCCCATCGTCATGACGCCCCACGACGCCTTGCGCGCATATTTCGCCGCCGGTTTCACCTATTTGGCGATCGGGCCCTACCTTGTGAGTGGAAAAAGACAATGA
- the pcnB gene encoding polynucleotide adenylyltransferase PcnB, whose translation MLKWLRRITGKENADQNDEPVTVSAAVHPNPCGAAVAKNVTIEPLIVPRPEHSLSRKKIAINALKVMGRLNRHGYEAYLVGGSIRDILIGRRPKDFDLVTDARPDEVRKLFRNSRLIGRRFRLVHIFFHGGEIIEVSTFRKGVPFDPDSDSPIKEENTFGSPAEDACRRDLTINGLYYDLKTFNIIDFVGGMSDIRDRIVRVIGDPALRFREDPIRMLRAIRHSAGTGFTIEPATRQAIQEHASEITKANPSRLRDEFMRELTEGRAARSINLMIELGLLQHIMPEARDALAQTERAAATRVHWLANLDALDEAISIRGQRVEITQPMIFAAFTAPLVKAQNFPAKVDDPRRLRGFLPGAIRDYLKPVLKSLGISRGYADAASMVLVGLLNLETSLARDGRVPRSLLRKVYFPPALILFQIEARGRKERLPQSVYDLAQEKDLLLFTSGKRGGRGSRKRPAREQNTEKKPARAQKEKPPESRTPGASLVFDPSAPTDAGPDKSK comes from the coding sequence GTGTTAAAGTGGTTGCGGCGGATAACGGGCAAAGAAAATGCGGATCAAAATGACGAGCCTGTGACCGTCTCCGCCGCCGTACACCCCAACCCCTGCGGCGCAGCAGTGGCGAAGAACGTTACCATCGAGCCCCTCATTGTCCCGCGCCCGGAACACTCGCTTTCGCGTAAGAAGATCGCCATCAACGCGCTTAAAGTCATGGGCCGACTCAACCGGCACGGTTACGAGGCGTATTTGGTCGGCGGATCGATCCGCGACATCCTCATCGGTCGCCGGCCCAAGGATTTCGACCTGGTGACCGACGCGCGTCCCGACGAAGTCCGTAAGCTGTTCCGCAACAGCCGCTTGATCGGCCGACGCTTTCGCCTGGTGCATATCTTTTTCCACGGCGGCGAGATCATTGAGGTGTCCACCTTCCGGAAGGGCGTTCCCTTCGACCCCGATAGCGATTCGCCGATCAAAGAGGAAAACACCTTCGGCTCCCCCGCCGAAGACGCCTGCCGGCGCGATTTGACCATCAACGGTCTGTATTACGACCTCAAAACCTTCAACATCATCGACTTCGTCGGCGGCATGTCCGATATCCGCGACCGGATCGTCCGGGTAATCGGCGACCCGGCTCTGCGCTTTCGTGAGGATCCCATCCGCATGCTGCGCGCGATACGCCACAGCGCCGGCACCGGTTTCACCATCGAGCCGGCCACCCGACAGGCCATCCAGGAGCACGCGTCAGAGATCACGAAAGCCAATCCTTCACGGCTGCGCGACGAGTTCATGCGGGAACTCACCGAAGGTCGCGCCGCACGCAGCATCAATTTGATGATCGAACTGGGCCTACTGCAACACATCATGCCGGAAGCCCGAGACGCGCTCGCGCAAACCGAACGCGCCGCGGCGACCCGCGTCCATTGGCTGGCCAACCTTGACGCTCTCGACGAGGCGATCTCGATACGGGGACAACGGGTCGAGATTACCCAACCGATGATTTTCGCCGCATTCACCGCGCCGCTCGTGAAGGCGCAGAATTTCCCGGCGAAGGTCGATGACCCGCGCCGACTCCGCGGTTTCCTGCCGGGGGCCATTCGCGATTACCTCAAACCGGTGCTCAAGAGCCTGGGTATTAGTCGTGGATACGCCGACGCCGCTTCCATGGTGCTCGTGGGCCTGCTCAACCTCGAAACCTCCCTGGCGCGCGACGGCCGCGTACCGCGCTCACTGCTGCGCAAAGTCTATTTCCCCCCGGCGCTGATTTTGTTTCAAATCGAGGCGCGCGGTCGTAAAGAACGCTTGCCTCAGTCGGTGTATGATTTGGCGCAGGAAAAAGACTTGTTGCTTTTCACCAGCGGCAAGCGCGGTGGCCGCGGGTCCCGAAAGCGCCCGGCTCGCGAGCAGAACACCGAGAAAAAGCCGGCCCGCGCTCAGAAAGAAAAACCGCCTGAAAGCCGAACCCCGGGCGCTTCGCTGGTTTTCGATCCATCGGCGCCGACCGACGCCGGACCCGACAAATCCAAGTAA